The DNA window TGCCGTCCAATGGCATCGATTTCGTCTATGTAGATAATACAAGGAGCACGCTTCTTGCCCTCTTTAAAAAGATCACGCACACGTGCCGCGCCCAGGCCACCAATCATTTCGATAAACTCTGAGCCATTCATGCTGAGAAACGGCACCTGCGCCTCGGTGGCAACTGCCTTTGCCAGCAGAGTTTTGCCACAACCAGGTGGTCCCAGCAGTAGCGCGCCACGTGGCACTTTGGCACCCAGACGCTGATACTTCTCCGGTTGCTTGAGGTAGTCGACAAATTCCTTTACCTCCTGCTTGGCCTCGCTTAGGCCAGCGACATCCCGAAAGAGCACACCGCGTCCGCCATCGAACGGATCCACGAGCGTAAACTTGGCTCTGCCCATTTGGTTCtgccaacaaaaatgttaaatatcgATTAATTATAGTAGTAGAATAGAAAAAGTCGCTGCACTCACAAAGGAATCCATGCTGAGCGGACTCTTCATGCTCTTCATGCGCGTGGCAATGGACATGAGCAGCGCACAGAAGAGCAACAGCATTAAGATGCGGCCCGTGGTGTCTGTTTGGCGATCATACGTGACGGGCACGCCATCGAGAATGCCCAAACGCTTTTCCACCTGTCGCAGTTTCTCCTCAAATTTGTTGGCATCGGCTACGGCCATGTGGAATATTGTGGAGGTAACCTTACGTCCCTTGATGACGGCGCCATCGTGCAATATAATCGTGACCATTTCCATATCCGGCCGTATGATCAGCTCCTTGACCTCGCCCACGGCCAGCATGTGGTGCACAAACTCGTTCCACGACACATAACGCGTGGATCCCTCGGGTCGCTCGGTGCGCGGAGTTATCAGCAGCGATATGAAGGCCACAAACATGTAAATGGTAAACAGCCAGAGCACCGCCTTGGTTAGCACCGAACGCATCTTTTCATCGTtctcattgtttttgttattgtttgaaTTGGGTGTTTCGTCGCCAGAGGTGGGACTAGAGCCAGAGCTCGTTGGATCTGGTTTGCTGTCTGACGACGTATCGTGACTTTCGCTGCGCGCTGTCGTTGGTTTGTCTGGATTTGCTGGTTTACTTGAGGTGCTCTCCTTTCTGCCATCCTTGTCGCTGTCATGCTTTCTGGAGCAAAGGTAGCGCGTATGCAACTTCTGCACTTCGCGTGGTGTCAACTGCAGCGAACGCGCTATGACGCCAACAATCGCCTTGTATTCAGCCTGCAGTAATTGCACCTGGAAGGCAAAGCAAATGAGCTTACGTAAGCTGTGGGCCTGGCGAGCTGGACTTACCTGCCGTCGACTTAGTGGATGCAGTGCAGGCACTGTGTAGACTCGTTTATGGGCAGCACCTGCGGCCGAGGCGGCGGCGCCGCTAATGTTGCTAGCATCCACATTGCTCATGTGCGTCACGTAAGCGTGACAGCGGGCCAGATTGTATTGTCCACGTTGTAGCACATTTCTGACATGTCGCAGGCCCTTGAACATAATTTCCAGCCACTTTTTTCGTTTAGTGGCCGCCGGTTTGAATACGTAACTTGAAGCTGTTTGCTTGAAATTGCATGCATTAGAGTTGCCACCCCGTCGCGAAACGGCACTCAATCAGCTGTCTGATGTTGTTGTGCTCAATTTGagcaaattttttcaaaattttacaactgtcattttcaaaaaacaaatacttatGCAAAATCAAATAGTTTGCACCCAAAAGTCACACTCACTCtagattatatatttttttattgcgctcTGCGCATTGAACCTCTCTGGTAGCCCTTAtatgcagccaaaaaaaaaatactatttattttctttttaatttttatttgtttctaaaaaaatatttatatatgtatgtatacatatatataaaaaatatattggtCTGTTCAAAGTGTAAACAATCAAAAGGGTCtactatttataataaaaaaaatacatatataataatgcTATACAAAATTACTTCGTACTACACAATAATAATGTCACTGAATTAAGTAACTTATTTGTTACAGTTTTTCTTGTTCTTGTAATGGCATTGGCTTGGtaatgcttttaataatttctattCACTGAGCCATCAAACGGACCCATGTTATCGCCAAAGTCCTGCATCTCTTCGTCAATATTTTCATCTATATCATCTCCCGAATCTTTCGATTCTGGGCAATGTCGACAGCGACTATCATTTACGCCGTAGTTGATACACGTTGATCCCACGCACTCGCAGCACCCATCGTGGAACCATctaaaatatgccaaataattatacaaaattcaatttgtaacaaaaactttttaattttaaaaatacgaACCTGTAGCTGCTGGCACCTATTGTCTGACAAGTTTGACGGCATTTATTCCACGACACGCactgatttatatatataactgtgcAATTTACAGTTAACATATTATCACGTTCCTGCAATGCCTCATCTAGGTTCTTATCGTTCGATCctatacaacaaaaaagaatgtACAGTTAGATAAAAGTGCATAAACAAATCCAACTAGATTTCAGCTTACTCAAATAGTATTTAACATCTTTCTCCAGTTTGGGTTGACGGGAACCAGACCCATCAAAGTCGACTTGAAATGTGAACACTTCCCAATTGTAATCGTTGTCAATATCCTCATTGCTGGTGGCCAGCACATTAAACAGCTCTGGCACGCCATCAAAGTCCTCGACGTGTGATTTCTTGGACAGCGAATTACGTGTGTCATTGGGCTTGGGACAGAGTTCTGTAAaggcatttattaattaatcataaTTCCAACAAACGGCTTAAGGTGgctattcaaaatttaaacgGTGGCTCAGCAATCGATACTTATCGATAGATGCAAAGGCATTTACATGAatgtagcaacaaaaacaaagcaactttGACAGCGCAATAATGAATAATGATAATGTCAAAATGATCACATCATCAGCGATCTAATCCgtttacacacaaacatacaagcacacatacatatataggcATTAattatatgtgcatatatgcataagcGGTTTACTTACCCACACAACTGCAGCACTCCTCATAGTATCGCAGGCCCAGACACTTAAGGCACTCTTTACAGCAGGAACAATTTTTAAGCTCGCACTTGCAACTGACTGACCCATATCCTCAAAATAATCTATCGTTCGGTTTAATAGACTTACTcatacatttttcaaatgatCCAGCTAAATGCTGCTTAAAGGTTTTTGGTTAAGTTGAATATTGTGTCCTTTGTCCATTAATCTAATGTTACAACCATTTATGGACATTTTTGATCGTATTATCATCCGCCGTATGAGCTGATAATCTAAATGGTTCTACAGGTGCTGTATATAGgattgatatatatttatatatattaatattttatatatatttaaaaatataaacaacaaaatatatatttaaataacaaacaatcaaatacacaaattttaTCCATAATTTAACTATAAAGATTACAAATATCTCTAATATTTGATAGATACatagaaattgaattttgtagcgcgttatttttatatttgcacaagGCACAAGAACAAGTTTTGGAATGAGCTATGAATATTTTACTAAATCATTGAACAAgtcagtcacagtcacagcgcgtaacaacaacagcagcagcagcagcagcagccaatagcaacaacaataaacgaCACCACGACATACACTAACAACCGATCCAgaagacaaacacacacgcacacacactataGCGAGCAACAGATGCGAGAGGCAAAACGACGACTGCGACAACGCAAACTCAAACGACAACGAGACGGCGTCAGCAGCTATGTATGtagcttgtttttgttattggcGCAACGCAGCAGAGGGCATAACTGTCTTTTGATTCTCTTCTCTCTCCCCTGGCTTTTTCCCAGCCCAGGCCCAAAGGCTAGCCAGTTAGCTAGATACAATGCGCGAattaagcgcacacacacaaactcatGGCTTAGAGAAACGTAAACACGTTACGAAGCGTTCAAACTTGTAGATGGCGGGGGCGCTGACAACGGAcgacagcgacggcgacggcgatcTTCGATACGCAACGCGCGCGTTCATTAACTGAATGATGGACTACCACAACGAGATGGTAGCtaacacaaacaacaatataatGATCAATACACAGAGAGTTCAAAAAGGTATTCGATTGGAATGCTCTGGGCCAAAGCGTGTGCGTTAGTATGCGTGCTTGTAAATATGACACATGAGTGTtgactttgtgtgtgtgtgttgcattaTCGATCGCGATAACAAGAAATTTTTGTCACAGTACTCttgaatattattaaacttCGCTTTATCTGTATTGTGTCTGGTACTTATCTGATTATATGTGCTATCTGATTGGTTGCTAATAGTttgaaatattcaatttgattgtTCGATAAAGTATCGATGCTAATTTGCGCTCACTTGTAATTTCTTAGGGGATCTGGCAACCctacacaaaaacaaatagaaattaaCAGCTGACCAGCTGTATGTAGTGCAATATTTAACGCAAATGATACTTTTCAGAAACTGTGCAGTGCTTCTAATAATTGGCTCAATATGCAGCTTCTTCTATGGCGTTGGCCATCTCCAAATCGAGGTGGAGCCAAACGCCTGTCGCATGACTTACATGTTTGGAGAACCAATGTTTGCGGTAAGCAAGCAATGTCAGTGTCCCTAAGGAAATTGTTAAAATgtatgttttcttttgttaatAGCGCGTTAGATTTACTGCAAACAAGCAGTATGCAAATTACGGGCTTTACTATTACTATGAAGGCTTTCGTAAGCCGCTGGATCCGCGCAAGGAGCGCATGACAGGCGCACCAGTCATCTTTGTGCCGGGCAATGCCGGTTCGTACAAGCAAGTGCGCTCACTAGC is part of the Drosophila busckii strain San Diego stock center, stock number 13000-0081.31 chromosome X, ASM1175060v1, whole genome shotgun sequence genome and encodes:
- the LOC108605864 gene encoding protein twisted gastrulation, whose product is MYDCKCELKNCSCCKECLKCLGLRYYEECCSCVELCPKPNDTRNSLSKKSHVEDFDGVPELFNVLATSNEDIDNDYNWEVFTFQVDFDGSGSRQPKLEKDVKYYLRSNDKNLDEALQERDNMLTVNCTVIYINQCVSWNKCRQTCQTIGASSYRWFHDGCCECVGSTCINYGVNDSRCRHCPESKDSGDDIDENIDEEMQDFGDNMGPFDGSVNRNY
- the LOC108607219 gene encoding paraplegin — protein: MFKGLRHVRNVLQRGQYNLARCHAYVTHMSNVDASNISGAAASAAGAAHKRVYTVPALHPLSRRQVQLLQAEYKAIVGVIARSLQLTPREVQKLHTRYLCSRKHDSDKDGRKESTSSKPANPDKPTTARSESHDTSSDSKPDPTSSGSSPTSGDETPNSNNNKNNENDEKMRSVLTKAVLWLFTIYMFVAFISLLITPRTERPEGSTRYVSWNEFVHHMLAVGEVKELIIRPDMEMVTIILHDGAVIKGRKVTSTIFHMAVADANKFEEKLRQVEKRLGILDGVPVTYDRQTDTTGRILMLLLFCALLMSIATRMKSMKSPLSMDSFNQMGRAKFTLVDPFDGGRGVLFRDVAGLSEAKQEVKEFVDYLKQPEKYQRLGAKVPRGALLLGPPGCGKTLLAKAVATEAQVPFLSMNGSEFIEMIGGLGAARVRDLFKEGKKRAPCIIYIDEIDAIGRQRSGTESMGQGSSGESEQTLNQLLVEMDGMATKAGVLMLASTNRADILDKALLRPGRFDRHILIDLPTLEERRQIFEKHLSSVKLAEDPGTYSQRLARLTPGFSGADIANVCNEAALHAARNVQTEVTSKNLEYAVERLVGGTEKRSHALSLAERKVIAYHESGHALVGWMLPNSDILLKVTIVPRTSLALGFAQYTPSEQHLYTKEELFDKMCMALGGRAAENLIFKRITTGAQNDLEKVTKIAYSQIKKFGMNKTLGPIYVRDADEVGGGPGAQKPFSRAMETIIDHEARNVVSKAYQTTEDILIKHRDKLEKLAEALLEKETLDYDEVVSIIGPPPFDPAKRQVEAVEFEQSLKNLSTDVPKAL